A region of Struthio camelus isolate bStrCam1 chromosome 30, bStrCam1.hap1, whole genome shotgun sequence DNA encodes the following proteins:
- the LOC104144892 gene encoding uncharacterized protein has translation MCSRQNSGGCHETSSQSGGCHSRGSSCHGGSSSSYQALGSSCCGSGGSSSYGGGMASSQQIQGSSGFGTGGGSSGGSIIISSGGGSGGSSGCCTGGGSSGGSTGASQKIIVSSGGGGGGSSSGCCSGGSSGYGIGGGYSGGSSGGKIIIAGGGSSGGSSGGCSGGSSGYGVGGGYSGGSGGSGQKSIVSSGGGGGSSSGCCSGGSSGYGIGGGYSGGSSGGKIIIAGGGSSGGSSGGCSGGSSGYGVGGGYSGGSGGSGQKSIVSSGGGGGGGSSSGCCSGGSSGYGIGGGYSGGSSGGKIIIAGGGSSGGSSGGCSGGSSGYGVGGGYSGGSGGSGQKSIVSSGGGGGSSSGCCSGGSSGYGIGGGYSGGSSGGKIIIAGGGSSGGSSGGCSGGSSGYGVGGGYSGGSGGSGQKSIVSSGGGGGSSSGCCSGGSSGYGIGGGYSGGSSGGKIIIAGGGSSGGSSGGCSGGSSGYGVGGGYSGGSGGSGQKSIVSSGGGGGSSSGCCSGGSSGYGIGGGYSGGSSGGKIIIAGGGSSGGSSGGCSGGFSSGSGGSSGHTIIISSGGGSGGSSQSTQQKCPIVIPNVESHQTKQACHWPSSHQK, from the coding sequence ATGTGCTCCCGACAGAACTCCGGAGGCTGCCACGAAACATCCTCCCAGTCCGGGGGATGCCACAGCAGGGGCTCATCCTGCCATgggggcagctcctccagctaCCAGGCACTGGGCTCCTCTTGCTGCGGGAGCGGAGGCTCCAGCAGCTATGGTGGGGGCATGGCCTCGTCCCAGCAGATCCAAGGATCCTCCGGCTTCGGCACGGGAGGAGGATCCAGCGGGGGCTCCATTATCATCTCATCTGGGGGTGGCAGTGGAGGGTCGTCCGGATGCTGCACTGGGGGCGGATCCAGCGGGGGCAGCACCGGTGCCAGTCAGAAGATCATTGTTagctctggaggtggaggaggtggCAGCTCATCCGGGTGCTGCAGCGGAGGATCCTCAGGCTATGGAATAGGAGGAGGATACAGTGGTGGGTCTTCAGGAGGCAAGATCATCATAGCAGGAGGGGGGagcagcggaggatcctctggaGGCTGCAGCGGAGGATCCTCAGGCTATGGCGTGGGAGGAGGATACAGTGGTGGCAGCGGGGGATCAGGCCAGAAGAGCATTGTCAgctctggaggtggaggtggcagcTCATCCGGGTGCTGCAGCGGAGGATCCTCAGGCTATGGAATAGGAGGAGGATACAGTGGTGGGTCTTCAGGAGGCAAGATCATCATAGCAGGAGGGGGGagcagcggaggatcctctggaGGCTGCAGCGGAGGATCCTCAGGCTATGGCGTGGGAGGAGGATACAGTGGTGGCAGCGGGGGATCAGGCCAGAAGAGCATTGTCAgctctggaggtggaggtggaggtggcagcTCATCCGGGTGCTGCAGCGGAGGATCCTCAGGCTATGGAATAGGAGGAGGATACAGTGGTGGGTCTTCAGGAGGCAAGATCATCATAGCAGGAGGGGGGagcagcggaggatcctctggaGGCTGCAGCGGAGGATCCTCAGGCTATGGCGTGGGAGGAGGATACAGTGGTGGCAGCGGGGGATCAGGCCAGAAGAGCATTGTCAgctctggaggtggaggtggcagcTCATCCGGGTGCTGCAGCGGAGGATCCTCAGGCTATGGAATAGGAGGAGGATACAGTGGTGGGTCTTCAGGAGGCAAGATCATCATAGCAGGAGGGGGGagcagcggaggatcctctggaGGCTGCAGCGGAGGATCCTCAGGCTATGGCGTGGGAGGAGGATACAGTGGTGGCAGCGGGGGATCAGGCCAGAAGAGCATTGTCAgctctggaggtggaggtggcagcTCATCCGGGTGCTGCAGCGGAGGATCCTCAGGCTATGGAATAGGAGGAGGATACAGTGGTGGGTCTTCAGGAGGCAAGATCATCATAGCAGGAGGGGGGAGCAGCGGAGGATCATCTGGAGGCTGCAGCGGAGGATCCTCAGGCTATGGCGTGGGAGGAGGATACAGTGGTGGCAGCGGGGGATCAGGCCAGAAGAGCATTGTCAgctctggaggtggaggtggcagcTCATCCGGGTGCTGCAGCGGAGGATCCTCAGGCTATGGAATAGGAGGAGGATACAGTGGTGGGTCTTCAGGAGGCAAGATCATCATAGCAGGAGGGGGGAGCAGCGGAGGATCATCTGGAGGCTGCAGCGGGGGATTCAGCAGTGGCAGTGGGGGTTCCTCAGGCCACACAATCATCATCAGCTCCGGAGGAGGCAGCGGAGGGTCCTCCCAGTCCACGCAGCAGAAATGCCCCATTGTCATTCCCAACGTTGAATCCCATCAAACCAagcaggcctgccactggccctcCAGCCACCAGAAGTAA
- the LOC138062901 gene encoding uncharacterized protein: MGSHQQKGDSQGIPEQSGGCHGNAYRGGSCHGGGEGGSCHSSGEGGSLGYQIQGSSCHSGGGSSGGGAIYQTHISSSSFGEGGSGHQSQGSISSSGDGGGDGSGHQVHITSSSFGGGGEGGGGGGSGHQGQGPICIGGGSIRGGGDGGGNSGYQSQGPIYSGGGGGGGGGGGGGGSGHQGQGPICIGGGSIGGGGDGGGNSGYQSQGPIYSGGGGGGGGGGSGHQGQGPICIGGGSIGGGGDGGGGGSGHQSQGPIYIGGGGGGGGSGQQGQGPICIGGGSIGGGGGGGGGGSGGGSGHQSQGPVYIGGGGGGGGGGGSGQQDQGPICIGGGSIGGGGGEGGGGGGSGHQGQGPICIGGGSIRGGGDGGGGGGSGHQSQGPIYSGGGGGGGGSGQQGQGPICIGGGSTGGGGGGGGNSSGHQSQGPICTGGGGGGGGSDYQGQGPICIGGGAGGGGSGHQSQEPICIGSGSMGGGGGGGGGSGHQGQGSVCIIGGGGSGHQSQGSSSFGGSSSGGGSSSSGRPTMHQQTQPISWPPQHKHK; the protein is encoded by the coding sequence ATGGGCTCCCATCAGCAGAAGGGTGACAGCCAAGGGATCCCGGAGCAGTCTGGTGGATGCCATGGCAATGCTTACAGAGGAGGATCATGCCACGGGGGTGGCGAAGGAGGATCTTGCCATAGTAGTGGGGAAGGAGGATCTCTAGGCTACCAGATCCAAGGATCATCCTGCCACAGTGGAGGGGGAAGCAGTGGTGGTGGTGCTATCTACCAGACCCAcatatcctcctcctcctttggagaAGGAGGTTCAGGCCACCAGAGCCAAGGATCCATCAGCAGCAGTGGAGATGGTGGTGGAGACGGATCAGGCCACCAAGTCCACATAACATCGTCttcctttggaggaggaggagaaggaggaggaggaggaggttcagGCCATCAGGGTCAAGGGCCCATCTGCATTGGAGGTGGTAgcataagaggaggaggagatggtggTGGTAATTCAGGCTACCAAAGCCAAGGACCTATCTAcagtggaggtggtggtggaggaggaggaggaggaggaggaggaggttcagGCCATCAGGGTCAAGGGCCCATCTGCATTGGAGGTGGTAgcataggaggaggaggagatggtggTGGTAATTCAGGCTACCAAAGCCAAGGACCTATCTAcagtggaggtggtggtggaggaggaggaggaggttcagGCCATCAGGGTCAAGGGCCCATCTGCATTGGAGGTGGTAgcataggaggaggaggagatggcgGTGGTGGTGGTTCAGGCCACCAAAGCCAAGGACCTATCTACattggaggtggtggtggaggaggtggTTCAGGACAGCAGGGTCAAGGGCCCATCTGCATCGGAGGAGGTAgcataggaggaggaggaggaggaggaggaggtggtagtggtggtggttcAGGCCACCAAAGCCAAGGACCTGTCTACattggaggtggtggtggaggaggtggtggaggtggttCAGGACAGCAGGATCAAGGGCCCATCTGCATCGGAGGAGGTAgcataggaggaggaggaggagaaggaggaggaggaggtggttcAGGACATCAGGGCCAGGGGCCCATCTGCATTGGAGGTGGTAgcataagaggaggaggagatggtggtggtggtggtggttcagGCCACCAAAGCCAAGGACCTATCTACAgtggaggaggtggtggaggaggtggTTCAGGACAGCAGGGTCAAGGGCCCATCTGCATTGGAGGTGgtagcacaggaggaggaggaggaggtggtggcaaTAGTTCAGGCCACCAAAGCCAAGGACCCATCTGCactggaggaggtggtggtggaggtggttcAGACTACCAGGGTCAGGGGCCCATCTGCATTGGAGGTGGTGCAGGTGGTGGTGGTTCAGGTCACCAGAGCCAAGAACCCATTTGCATCGGGAGTGGTagcatgggaggaggagggggggggggaggcggttcAGGCCACCAGGGCCAAGGATCCGTCTGCATTATTGGAGGAGGTGGCTCAGGCCACCAGAGTCAAGGATCATCCTCCTTTGGTGGAAGCAGCAGTGGAGGTGGTTCATCCAGTTCTGGACGTCCCACCATGCATCAGCAGACCCAGCCAATCTCCTGGCCACCACAGCATAAACATAAGTAG